The Thiorhodovibrio litoralis genome includes a window with the following:
- a CDS encoding HvfC/BufC N-terminal domain-containing protein, whose protein sequence is MSEQNAWCGALLDPERAIPAGLTTWNGSDPAQRFAVYRNNVTLSLMGAIADTFPICQAVVGAARFRELARAFVRAHPPRSPILARYGASFADFIATNQLAEDWPYLSDLARLELACLDALHAADAAPIDPGTLTPLMAAPEQLASLRLELHPCLSGICCTYAVVSIWAAHQGEENAEIADPGVPESAWVLRHERSVRVLPMAVGDVRFIAALRAGLTLGEAAETASTQADFDLTRCLAVLLREQVLTGFHSTATT, encoded by the coding sequence ATGAGCGAACAAAATGCCTGGTGCGGCGCACTGCTGGACCCGGAGCGAGCGATTCCGGCGGGGCTGACCACCTGGAACGGGTCCGATCCCGCGCAGCGATTCGCCGTCTACCGCAACAACGTCACCCTGTCGCTCATGGGCGCCATCGCCGATACCTTCCCGATCTGTCAGGCCGTGGTCGGTGCGGCGCGCTTTCGCGAGCTGGCGCGCGCCTTCGTACGCGCCCATCCGCCCCGCTCGCCAATTCTGGCACGTTACGGAGCGAGCTTCGCGGACTTCATCGCCACAAACCAACTGGCCGAGGACTGGCCTTATCTGTCCGACTTGGCACGGCTGGAGCTGGCCTGCCTGGATGCGCTCCACGCTGCCGATGCCGCCCCCATCGATCCCGGCACCTTGACGCCGCTGATGGCTGCGCCAGAACAACTGGCCAGCCTGCGTTTGGAGCTGCACCCATGCCTGAGCGGCATTTGCTGCACCTATGCGGTCGTCTCGATCTGGGCGGCGCACCAAGGCGAGGAAAACGCTGAAATCGCAGATCCCGGCGTGCCCGAGAGCGCCTGGGTGCTGCGCCACGAACGCTCGGTGCGGGTGCTGCCGATGGCGGTTGGCGATGTCCGCTTTATCGCCGCCTTGCGCGCCGGCCTCACCCTGGGCGAGGCGGCCGAGACGGCGTCAACCCAGGCCGACTTTGATCTCACTCGCTGTCTGGCGGTCCTGCTGCGCGAGCAGGTCTTGACCGGCTTCCACTCCACGGCTACGACCTGA